A part of Magnetospirillum sp. ME-1 genomic DNA contains:
- a CDS encoding DUF58 domain-containing protein, with the protein MTGKSSLKATGTNRSVEFRAEELASRFPPLLVEAERVAQSVAQGVHGRRRAGSGDAFWQYRRAQPGDGAGSIDWRRSARSDHLYVRETEWAASQTVWLWLDSSPSMGWRSDTALPTKHDRARLLVLALAALLLKGGERVACLTGEAPPCWGSGALGRLALALEHAAGAPLSPPARLPRHATLVLAGDFLDPLDDIATRVEALARAGASGHLLQVLDPAEESLPYEGRLRFLGLEGEGELETGRAEDLRAAYLERLAARRDALSALARTLGWSFATHRTDRPAAPCLLALAQKVGGRAP; encoded by the coding sequence ATGACCGGCAAGTCTTCCCTTAAGGCAACGGGCACCAACCGCTCGGTCGAGTTCCGCGCCGAGGAGCTGGCCTCGCGCTTTCCCCCGCTGCTGGTCGAGGCCGAGCGGGTGGCGCAATCGGTGGCCCAGGGTGTCCATGGACGGCGCCGTGCCGGGTCCGGCGATGCCTTCTGGCAGTACCGCCGGGCACAGCCGGGCGACGGGGCCGGGTCCATCGACTGGCGCCGTTCGGCCCGCTCCGACCACCTCTATGTGCGCGAGACGGAATGGGCGGCGTCCCAGACCGTCTGGCTGTGGCTGGACTCCTCGCCCTCCATGGGCTGGCGCTCGGACACCGCGCTGCCCACCAAGCATGACCGCGCCCGCCTGCTGGTCCTGGCGCTGGCCGCCCTGTTGCTCAAGGGCGGCGAGCGGGTGGCCTGCCTGACCGGCGAGGCGCCGCCGTGCTGGGGCAGCGGAGCGCTGGGCCGCCTCGCTTTGGCGCTGGAGCACGCCGCCGGCGCCCCCCTCTCCCCGCCAGCCCGCCTGCCCCGCCACGCCACCCTGGTGCTGGCCGGCGACTTCCTCGACCCCTTGGACGATATCGCAACCCGCGTGGAGGCCCTGGCCCGGGCGGGGGCGTCGGGCCATCTGCTGCAGGTGCTGGACCCGGCCGAGGAAAGCCTGCCCTATGAAGGCCGCCTGCGCTTCCTGGGGCTCGAAGGCGAGGGCGAGTTGGAAACCGGCCGGGCCGAGGACCTGCGCGCCGCCTATCTGGAGCGCCTCGCCGCCCGGCGCGACGCCTTGTCCGCCCTGGCGCGCACCCTGGGCTGGAGCTTCGCCACCCACCGCACCGACCGCCCCGCCGCCCCCTGCCTGCTGGCCCTGGCGCAGAAAGTGGGGGGCCGCGCCCCATGA
- a CDS encoding magnesium transporter CorA family protein gives MITTYHATPGGVTTGSMPPSGVTTGGADGVARDALWIDLLDPSPEEIALVEARTGLDLPSRDRMQEIETSSRLSRLGDALVMTVPVLTGASGFEPRNSAVTFILSGPLLVTLRHDTPHAMATFAAALPAAHPAPVSGGDVMLGLVEAIIDRIADVLQDLGTGLDGISHRIFHQPHGPQHRRRRAGSREMEALLRTIGRTGDLSGKARETLLGLKRATAFLPHGEGALGLSGLPDRLRAIDQDLHSLAEYTDFLGNKINFLLDATLGLIGIQQNQVIKLFTIMSVLFLPPTLVASWYGMNFKIIPELQWELGYLWAIGLAVVSAVLPYLYFRRKGWV, from the coding sequence ATGATCACCACCTATCATGCCACCCCGGGTGGCGTGACCACGGGCAGCATGCCCCCAAGTGGCGTAACCACGGGGGGCGCCGACGGCGTCGCCCGTGATGCCCTGTGGATCGATCTGCTCGACCCCTCGCCCGAAGAAATCGCCCTGGTCGAGGCCCGCACCGGGCTGGACCTGCCGTCCAGGGACCGCATGCAGGAGATCGAGACGTCGTCACGGCTGTCGCGCCTGGGCGACGCCCTGGTGATGACCGTGCCGGTGCTGACCGGCGCCAGCGGATTCGAGCCGCGCAACAGCGCCGTGACCTTCATCCTGAGCGGCCCCCTGCTGGTGACGCTGCGCCACGACACGCCCCACGCCATGGCCACCTTCGCGGCGGCGCTGCCCGCGGCGCATCCCGCCCCGGTCAGCGGCGGCGACGTGATGCTGGGACTGGTGGAAGCCATCATCGACCGCATCGCCGACGTGCTGCAGGATTTGGGCACCGGTCTGGACGGCATCTCGCACCGCATCTTCCACCAGCCCCACGGCCCCCAGCACCGCCGCCGCCGCGCCGGCTCGCGCGAGATGGAGGCCCTGCTGCGCACCATCGGGCGCACCGGCGACCTGTCGGGCAAGGCGCGCGAAACCCTGCTGGGCCTGAAGCGCGCCACCGCCTTCCTGCCCCACGGCGAGGGCGCCCTGGGCCTGTCCGGCCTGCCCGACCGCCTGCGGGCCATCGACCAGGACCTGCATTCCCTGGCCGAGTACACCGACTTCCTGGGCAACAAGATCAATTTCCTGCTGGACGCCACCCTGGGCCTGATCGGCATCCAGCAAAATCAGGTGATCAAGCTGTTCACCATCATGTCGGTGCTGTTCCTGCCCCCCACCCTGGTGGCCAGCTGGTACGGCATGAACTTCAAGATCATCCCGGAGCTGCAGTGGGAGCTTGGCTA
- the ligA gene encoding NAD-dependent DNA ligase LigA — translation MIPVPALTPFEARIEHAELVEKIARWDVAYHGKDAPEVTDDVYDGARRRLNEIEARFPELAARSPLKDKVGAAPSEGFGTLVHAVPMLSLGNAFTSEDVARFDAQIRNFLAFGEDAPLAYVAEPKIDGLSINLRYENGTFVSAATRGDGAEGEDVTRNLETFPESQLPRRLGPDAPLVIEIRGEVYMTKTDFLALNRRQEAVGDKVFANPRNAAAGSLRQLDPKVTASRPLSLFAYAMGEASTSPANSHWDYLERLKSWGFMVNPLTRRCDGIAQLLAAYEELGEARASLPYDIDGIVYKVDDLDLQKRLGFRERTPRWAIAHKFPAEQATTVLEAIDIQVGRTGALTPVARLTPVNVGGVVVSNATLHNEDEIARKDVRVGDTVIVQRAGDVIPQIVGVVADKPRGPTPFVYPETCPVCGSHAVRPEGEVIRRCTGGLTCEAQAKERLKHFVSRGAFDIEGLGEKNIEFLWEKGWVRAPADIFRLEARNAEEKLQKLENFEGWGKRSTEKLFESIRTRSRMGLERFIFALGIRQIGEATAKRLARHYGSLESWRAAMTEEAKDELISIEDIGPSVAGDLLDFFKEEHNVAAVDDLVAAMRNLGGDVEDAKVIEASASPIVGKAVVFTGTLLTMTRPEAKARAEALGAKVVGSVSKKTDYVVVGADAGSKAADAAKLGVATLTEDEWLALIGG, via the coding sequence ATGATCCCCGTCCCCGCCCTCACTCCGTTCGAAGCCCGCATCGAACATGCGGAACTGGTCGAGAAGATCGCCCGCTGGGACGTGGCCTACCATGGCAAGGACGCGCCCGAGGTCACCGACGACGTCTATGACGGCGCCCGGCGGCGGCTGAACGAGATCGAGGCGCGCTTTCCCGAACTGGCGGCCAGGAGCCCGCTGAAGGACAAGGTGGGCGCCGCACCGTCGGAAGGCTTCGGCACGCTGGTCCATGCGGTTCCCATGCTGAGCCTGGGCAATGCGTTCACGTCCGAGGACGTCGCCAGGTTCGACGCCCAGATCCGTAATTTCCTAGCCTTTGGCGAGGACGCCCCACTCGCCTATGTGGCCGAGCCCAAGATCGATGGCCTGTCCATCAACCTGCGCTACGAGAACGGAACGTTCGTCTCGGCCGCGACGCGCGGCGACGGGGCCGAGGGCGAGGACGTCACCCGCAACCTGGAAACCTTCCCCGAATCACAGTTGCCCCGACGCCTGGGTCCCGACGCGCCCCTGGTGATCGAGATCCGGGGCGAGGTCTACATGACCAAGACCGACTTCCTGGCCCTCAACCGGCGCCAGGAGGCGGTGGGCGACAAGGTCTTCGCCAATCCCAGGAACGCCGCCGCCGGCTCGCTTCGTCAGTTGGACCCCAAGGTCACCGCGTCGCGGCCACTGTCGCTGTTCGCCTATGCCATGGGCGAAGCCTCGACCTCCCCCGCCAACAGCCATTGGGACTATCTCGAACGCCTGAAATCCTGGGGCTTCATGGTCAATCCGCTGACACGGCGCTGCGACGGAATCGCCCAATTGCTGGCGGCCTACGAGGAACTGGGTGAGGCCCGCGCCTCGCTTCCCTACGACATCGACGGCATCGTCTACAAGGTGGACGATCTGGACCTGCAAAAGCGCCTGGGCTTCCGCGAGCGCACGCCGCGCTGGGCCATCGCCCACAAATTCCCCGCCGAGCAGGCCACCACCGTGCTCGAAGCCATCGACATCCAGGTGGGCCGCACCGGCGCGCTGACCCCCGTCGCCCGCCTCACCCCGGTCAACGTGGGCGGCGTGGTGGTGTCCAACGCCACCCTTCACAACGAGGACGAGATCGCGCGCAAGGACGTCCGGGTCGGCGACACGGTGATCGTCCAGCGGGCCGGCGACGTCATCCCGCAGATCGTCGGCGTGGTGGCCGACAAACCGCGCGGGCCCACCCCCTTCGTCTATCCCGAAACCTGTCCGGTCTGCGGTTCCCATGCGGTGCGGCCCGAAGGCGAGGTGATCCGCCGCTGCACCGGAGGGCTCACCTGCGAGGCCCAGGCCAAGGAGCGGCTCAAGCATTTCGTCTCCAGGGGCGCCTTCGACATCGAGGGCCTGGGCGAGAAGAACATCGAATTCCTGTGGGAGAAGGGCTGGGTGCGCGCACCCGCCGACATCTTCCGCCTGGAGGCCCGCAACGCGGAGGAAAAGCTCCAGAAGCTGGAGAATTTCGAAGGCTGGGGCAAGCGCTCCACCGAGAAGCTGTTCGAGTCCATCCGTACCCGGTCCCGCATGGGCCTGGAACGCTTCATCTTCGCGCTCGGCATCCGCCAGATCGGCGAGGCCACCGCCAAGCGGCTGGCGCGCCATTACGGCAGCCTGGAGTCCTGGCGCGCCGCCATGACCGAGGAGGCCAAGGACGAGCTCATCAGCATCGAGGATATCGGCCCCTCGGTGGCTGGCGACCTGCTGGATTTCTTCAAGGAAGAGCACAACGTGGCGGCCGTGGACGATCTGGTCGCCGCCATGCGCAATCTCGGCGGCGACGTCGAGGACGCCAAGGTGATCGAGGCCTCCGCCTCTCCCATCGTCGGCAAGGCGGTGGTGTTCACCGGCACCCTCCTCACCATGACCCGGCCCGAGGCCAAGGCCCGCGCCGAGGCCCTGGGCGCCAAGGTGGTGGGCAGCGTGTCCAAGAAGACCGATTACGTGGTGGTGGGCGCCGACGCCGGCTCCAAGGCCGCCGACGCCGCCAAACTGGGCGTCGCCACCCTGACCGAGGACGAGTGGCTGGCCCTGATCGGCGGCTAG
- a CDS encoding DUF4159 domain-containing protein: MTFLPGLAFAAPWALALLAGLPLLWRLLRVTPPRPRKVTFPALSLLLGLDTKRREAEATPFWLLVLRLALAVILILAAAGPSLAPQAPARSDGPLLLVIDDGWAAARDWDRRREHVDQLLAAAERAGRPVMTLATAPPADGGPVTLGRLMPAAEARAQAAGLEPRPWPTDRNGALKALDSLPFDRAGRVVWLHDGLADPADGALSRRLQGLGGGLEIVTGRSGRLLLPGVQAERLAPVVRRLPSGEAEPVAVRALDAKGTVLARGEGRFEAGHATAEIPLDLPTQLRNRLTRLEIENERSAGATLLLDEGSRRRSAGLAGGDPASAPLLDRLYYVERALAPHAELKRGEVAELAADSALDVIVLADVPLPPGPNAVRLAARVEQGAVLLRFAGPLLAPNNTQGGAADDPLLPVRLLSGGRTLGGVLSWTTPMRLAPFPETSPFHGLAIPDDVEIRSQVLAEPGLELAARTWASLADGTPLVTAERRGKGLVVLIHTSANAEWGNLALSGLFVDMLRRVAALSQGGSGATVPAGKLAPAEVLDGLGRLHPAAGIAQPLDRESLPTAVAQPRHPPGLYGPAEARTAFNLGPAVALAERFVPPPGAAATALGESQPGLEFRPPLLLAALLLALADMAATFALRGLLWRIAALALLLGAGGEARAASFALDAGLATRLACVATGDAAMDRLCLAGLRGLSARLAERSTAELAEPMLVDPDRDPVVFFPLLYWRITSGQKPPSEQAAEKLNAYMAKGGLILFDTGDEGTAGAGPDTAALERLRRLVAGLALPPLAPMGPDHVLTRSFYLLKGVPGRWDGATLWVSQGAQAGNDGVSPVVLGGNDWMAAWAVDERGRPTHAVVPGGERQREYAYRFGINLVMYALTGNYKADQVHLPAIMDRLKR, encoded by the coding sequence ATGACCTTCCTGCCCGGTCTCGCCTTCGCCGCCCCTTGGGCCCTGGCGCTGCTGGCCGGGCTGCCGCTGTTGTGGCGGTTGCTGCGCGTGACGCCGCCCCGGCCGCGCAAGGTGACTTTTCCCGCCCTCTCCCTGCTGCTGGGCCTCGACACCAAGCGGCGCGAGGCCGAGGCCACGCCGTTCTGGCTGCTGGTGCTGCGCCTCGCCCTGGCCGTCATCCTGATCCTGGCCGCCGCCGGGCCCAGCCTCGCCCCCCAGGCCCCGGCCCGGAGCGACGGGCCTCTGCTGCTGGTCATCGACGACGGCTGGGCGGCGGCGCGCGACTGGGACCGGCGGCGCGAGCATGTGGACCAGCTGTTGGCCGCCGCCGAACGCGCCGGGCGGCCCGTGATGACCCTTGCCACCGCGCCGCCCGCCGATGGCGGGCCGGTAACCCTGGGCAGGCTGATGCCGGCGGCGGAGGCCCGCGCCCAGGCGGCGGGGCTGGAGCCCCGGCCCTGGCCCACCGACCGCAATGGGGCGCTGAAGGCCCTGGATTCCCTGCCCTTCGACCGGGCCGGGCGGGTGGTGTGGCTGCATGACGGGCTGGCCGACCCGGCCGACGGGGCGCTGTCGCGCCGCCTGCAGGGCCTGGGTGGCGGATTGGAGATCGTCACGGGGCGCAGCGGCCGCCTGCTGCTGCCGGGCGTCCAGGCCGAACGGCTGGCCCCGGTGGTCCGCCGCCTGCCCTCGGGCGAGGCCGAACCCGTCGCCGTCCGGGCCCTGGACGCCAAGGGAACGGTGCTGGCCCGGGGCGAAGGGCGTTTCGAGGCGGGACACGCCACGGCCGAAATCCCCCTCGATCTGCCCACTCAGTTGCGCAACCGCCTGACCCGCCTGGAGATCGAGAACGAGCGCTCGGCCGGCGCCACTCTGCTGCTGGACGAGGGCAGCCGGCGGCGGAGCGCCGGCCTGGCCGGCGGCGATCCCGCTTCGGCGCCGCTGCTCGACCGCCTGTATTACGTGGAGCGCGCCCTGGCCCCCCATGCCGAGTTGAAGCGGGGCGAGGTGGCGGAACTGGCCGCCGATTCCGCGCTGGACGTGATCGTCCTGGCCGACGTGCCGCTGCCGCCCGGCCCCAACGCCGTCCGGCTGGCCGCCAGGGTCGAGCAGGGCGCCGTGCTGCTGCGCTTCGCCGGGCCGCTGCTGGCCCCCAACAATACGCAAGGGGGCGCGGCGGACGACCCGCTGCTGCCGGTCCGCCTGCTGTCGGGGGGGCGCACCCTGGGCGGCGTGCTGTCGTGGACGACGCCCATGCGGCTTGCCCCCTTCCCCGAAACCTCGCCCTTCCATGGCCTCGCCATCCCCGACGATGTGGAGATCCGCTCGCAGGTGCTGGCCGAGCCGGGCCTGGAGCTTGCGGCCCGCACCTGGGCCAGCCTCGCCGACGGCACGCCGCTGGTCACCGCCGAACGGCGCGGCAAGGGGCTGGTGGTGCTGATCCACACCAGCGCCAACGCCGAATGGGGCAATCTGGCCCTGTCGGGCCTGTTCGTGGACATGCTGCGCCGGGTGGCCGCCCTGTCGCAGGGGGGAAGCGGCGCGACCGTCCCGGCGGGAAAGCTGGCCCCGGCCGAGGTGCTGGACGGGCTGGGACGCCTGCATCCCGCCGCCGGCATTGCCCAGCCCCTGGACCGCGAAAGCCTGCCTACCGCCGTCGCCCAGCCCCGCCATCCCCCCGGCCTCTACGGACCGGCCGAGGCGCGGACCGCCTTCAACCTGGGTCCCGCCGTGGCCCTGGCCGAACGCTTCGTCCCGCCGCCCGGCGCCGCCGCCACAGCATTGGGCGAAAGCCAGCCGGGCCTGGAGTTCCGCCCGCCCCTGTTGCTGGCGGCATTGCTCCTCGCTTTGGCCGACATGGCCGCCACCTTCGCGCTGCGCGGGCTGCTGTGGCGCATCGCCGCCCTGGCCCTGCTGCTGGGGGCGGGCGGCGAGGCCCGCGCCGCCTCCTTCGCCCTGGACGCCGGTCTGGCCACCCGGCTGGCCTGCGTCGCCACCGGGGATGCCGCCATGGACCGCCTGTGCCTGGCGGGGCTGCGCGGGCTGTCGGCGCGGCTTGCCGAGCGCTCCACCGCCGAACTGGCCGAACCCATGCTGGTGGACCCCGACCGCGACCCGGTGGTGTTCTTTCCCCTGCTCTACTGGCGGATCACGTCCGGCCAGAAGCCGCCTTCGGAACAGGCGGCGGAGAAGCTCAACGCCTACATGGCCAAGGGCGGGCTGATCCTGTTCGACACCGGCGACGAGGGGACCGCCGGGGCCGGTCCCGATACGGCCGCGCTGGAGCGCCTGCGCCGGCTGGTGGCCGGATTGGCCCTGCCGCCGCTGGCCCCCATGGGGCCCGACCATGTGCTGACCCGCTCGTTCTACCTGCTGAAGGGCGTGCCGGGGCGCTGGGACGGCGCCACCTTGTGGGTCAGCCAGGGAGCGCAAGCCGGCAATGACGGCGTCTCGCCGGTGGTGCTGGGCGGCAACGACTGGATGGCCGCCTGGGCGGTGGACGAGCGCGGACGGCCCACCCACGCCGTGGTGCCGGGCGGCGAGCGCCAGCGGGAATACGCCTACCGCTTCGGCATCAACCTGGTGATGTACGCGCTCACCGGGAACTACAAGGCCGATCAGGTCCACCTGCCGGCCATCATGGACAGGCTGAAGCGATGA
- a CDS encoding HepT-like ribonuclease domain-containing protein — translation MTRDFRDYLDDMLDHAEKAIAFVGGMDWPQFAGDEKTRFAVVRAVEIVGEAARRVPEDFRDSQPQIPWRRIIGMRNVLAHDYIGTNPRVVYDTVVIFLPELISALRPLIDGIGGDG, via the coding sequence GTGACCCGCGATTTCCGGGACTATCTCGACGACATGCTTGACCATGCGGAGAAGGCGATCGCCTTTGTCGGCGGCATGGACTGGCCGCAATTCGCGGGCGACGAGAAGACCCGTTTCGCCGTGGTTCGGGCCGTGGAAATCGTTGGCGAGGCCGCCCGCCGGGTTCCCGAGGATTTTCGCGACTCCCAGCCTCAGATCCCGTGGCGGCGGATTATCGGCATGCGGAATGTTCTGGCCCATGATTATATCGGCACCAATCCCCGTGTGGTCTACGACACGGTGGTGATCTTCCTGCCGGAATTGATCTCCGCCTTGCGCCCGCTGATCGACGGGATCGGGGGCGACGGCTAG
- a CDS encoding nucleotidyltransferase family protein, with protein MRQLGDIIEQLRALQPELRRRYPIRSMGVFGSYARGEQRDDSDLDLLVEIGEGMTLPDYVGLQSELSDALGLKVDLADRSTLRRRIGQKILAEVRML; from the coding sequence ATGCGGCAACTCGGAGATATCATCGAGCAATTGCGGGCTCTTCAGCCCGAGTTGCGCAGGCGCTATCCCATCCGCTCCATGGGGGTGTTCGGCTCCTATGCGCGGGGTGAGCAGCGTGATGACAGCGACCTGGACCTGCTGGTCGAGATCGGTGAGGGAATGACCTTGCCTGACTATGTCGGACTTCAGTCCGAGCTCAGCGACGCGCTGGGCCTTAAGGTCGATCTGGCCGACCGCAGCACCCTTCGCCGACGGATCGGGCAAAAAATATTGGCCGAGGTAAGGATGCTGTGA
- a CDS encoding M23 family metallopeptidase: MTEKRLIPAAGKRLKALRRAASWAIPEWQVFVRRPNGTAEHFTFTRKRQLVLLGIMAAITVWAGIVSALLTRQPDEIAAKERQLDEMMAATRAAQYRLASSQKMVADIAREVDLVHSNVVVLAETNATLAKDQPPRKVAVPAKRGKSGEPALSDDGDEARAVREQVRRLEGSLERLRVAYSQAVQNTDAAAQSRISDTERLLARLGLDASRLFERRDRDAGRGGPFIPLNTLTGDTGLTGLVDRLDRWSGIKAVMQKMPLGEPLHEDYDLNSGFGTRNDPLNRRTGVHEGIDLGAPHGTPVYATGDGVVEFAGPWDRYGLTVEINHGNGVATRYAHMSRIKVKEGQKVTRSTVVGLLGNTGRSTGPHLHYEVRVADVAKDPLKFIAAGENAPKAW, translated from the coding sequence GTGACCGAAAAGCGACTGATCCCGGCAGCCGGAAAGCGGCTCAAGGCGTTGCGTCGCGCCGCGTCCTGGGCCATTCCCGAGTGGCAGGTTTTCGTCCGCCGCCCCAACGGCACCGCCGAGCATTTCACCTTCACCCGCAAGCGTCAGCTGGTCCTGCTGGGGATCATGGCCGCCATCACGGTGTGGGCGGGCATCGTCTCGGCGCTGCTGACCCGCCAGCCCGACGAGATCGCCGCCAAGGAACGCCAGCTGGACGAGATGATGGCCGCCACCCGCGCCGCCCAGTACCGTCTGGCCTCGTCACAGAAGATGGTGGCCGACATCGCCCGCGAGGTGGATCTGGTCCATTCCAACGTGGTGGTGCTGGCCGAGACCAACGCCACCCTGGCCAAGGACCAGCCGCCCCGGAAGGTGGCCGTCCCGGCCAAGCGCGGCAAGAGCGGCGAGCCGGCGCTCAGCGACGACGGCGACGAGGCCCGCGCCGTGCGCGAGCAGGTCCGCCGCCTGGAAGGCTCGCTGGAGCGCCTGCGCGTCGCTTATTCCCAGGCGGTGCAGAACACCGACGCCGCCGCCCAGTCGCGCATCTCCGACACCGAGCGTCTGCTGGCCCGCCTCGGCCTCGACGCGTCGCGCCTGTTCGAGCGCCGCGACCGCGACGCCGGCCGCGGCGGCCCGTTCATTCCGCTCAACACCCTGACCGGCGATACCGGCCTGACCGGGCTGGTCGACCGCCTGGACCGCTGGAGCGGCATCAAGGCGGTGATGCAGAAGATGCCGCTGGGCGAGCCCCTGCACGAGGATTACGACCTCAATTCCGGCTTCGGCACCCGCAACGATCCGCTGAACCGCCGCACCGGCGTGCATGAAGGCATCGATCTCGGCGCCCCGCACGGCACCCCGGTCTACGCCACCGGCGACGGCGTGGTGGAATTCGCCGGCCCCTGGGACCGCTACGGCCTGACCGTGGAGATCAACCACGGCAACGGCGTGGCCACCCGCTACGCCCACATGTCGCGCATCAAGGTCAAGGAAGGCCAGAAGGTGACGCGCTCGACGGTGGTCGGCCTGCTGGGCAACACCGGGCGCTCCACCGGCCCCCATCTGCATTACGAGGTCCGCGTCGCCGACGTGGCCAAGGATCCCCTCAAATTCATCGCGGCAGGTGAAAATGCTCCCAAAGCTTGGTAA
- the lepA gene encoding translation elongation factor 4: MTKLSHIRNFSIVAHIDHGKSTLADRLIQACGAIEAREMKEQMLDSMDIERERGITIKAQTVRLDYKAKDGNTYQLNLMDTPGHVDFAYEVSRSLAACEGSLLVVDASQGVEAQTLANVYHALDAGHEVVPVLNKIDLPAAEPERVKQQIEDVIGLDTTDAVMISAKTGIGIGDVLEALVTRLPCPEGDADAPLQALLVDSWYDPYLGVIILVRIKNGVLRKGQKIRMMATEAAYQVDSCGYFTPKLVQTTELRPGEMGFFTAAIKAVADTKVGDTVTDDRKPADTPLPGFKPSVPVVWCGLFPIDAADYEDLRDSLAKLRLNDASFQYEPETSAALGFGFRCGFLGLLHLEIIQERLEREFNLDLITTAPSVVYRVHKTNGEMEELHNPADMPDPARIDHMEEPWIKATIMVPDEYLGPVLTLCTERRGQQVDLTYAGSRAMAVYKLPLNEVVFDFYDRLKSISRGYASFDYEVDSYAESDLVKVSILVNAEPVDALSFVVHRANAESRGRGICQRLKELIPRQMFQIAIQAAIGGRIVARESISALRKDVTAKCYGGDATRKRKLLEKQKEGKKRMRQFGKVEIPQSAFLAALKMGDS, encoded by the coding sequence ATGACCAAGCTCAGCCATATCCGCAATTTCTCCATCGTCGCCCATATCGACCACGGCAAATCGACCCTTGCCGACCGCCTGATCCAGGCCTGCGGCGCCATCGAGGCGCGCGAGATGAAGGAGCAGATGCTCGATTCCATGGATATCGAGCGCGAGCGCGGCATCACCATCAAGGCCCAGACCGTGCGGCTGGACTACAAGGCCAAGGACGGCAACACCTATCAGCTGAACCTGATGGACACCCCCGGCCACGTGGACTTCGCCTACGAGGTCTCGCGCTCGCTGGCCGCCTGCGAGGGCTCGCTGCTGGTGGTGGACGCCAGCCAGGGCGTCGAGGCCCAGACGCTGGCCAACGTCTATCACGCGCTGGACGCCGGGCACGAGGTGGTGCCGGTCCTGAACAAGATCGACCTGCCGGCCGCCGAGCCCGAGCGCGTCAAGCAGCAGATCGAGGACGTCATCGGCCTGGACACCACCGACGCGGTGATGATCTCGGCCAAGACCGGCATCGGCATCGGCGACGTGCTGGAAGCCCTGGTCACCCGCCTGCCCTGCCCCGAGGGCGACGCCGACGCGCCGCTGCAGGCCCTGCTGGTGGATTCCTGGTACGACCCCTATCTGGGCGTCATCATCCTGGTGCGCATCAAGAACGGCGTGCTGCGAAAGGGCCAGAAGATCCGCATGATGGCCACCGAGGCCGCCTATCAGGTCGACTCCTGCGGCTATTTCACCCCTAAGCTGGTGCAGACCACCGAGCTGCGCCCCGGCGAGATGGGCTTCTTCACCGCCGCCATCAAGGCCGTGGCCGACACCAAGGTGGGCGATACCGTCACCGACGACAGGAAGCCCGCCGATACCCCCCTGCCCGGCTTCAAGCCCAGCGTGCCGGTGGTGTGGTGCGGCCTGTTCCCCATCGACGCCGCCGATTACGAGGATCTGCGCGACAGCTTGGCCAAGCTGCGCCTCAACGACGCCAGCTTCCAGTACGAGCCCGAGACCTCGGCCGCCCTGGGCTTCGGCTTCCGCTGCGGCTTCCTGGGCCTTTTGCATCTCGAGATCATCCAGGAGCGCCTGGAGCGCGAGTTCAACCTGGACCTCATCACCACCGCGCCCAGCGTGGTCTACCGCGTGCACAAGACCAACGGCGAGATGGAGGAACTCCACAATCCCGCCGACATGCCCGACCCGGCCCGCATCGACCACATGGAAGAGCCGTGGATCAAGGCCACCATCATGGTCCCCGACGAGTATCTGGGCCCCGTGCTGACCCTGTGCACCGAGCGGCGCGGCCAGCAGGTGGATCTCACCTATGCCGGAAGCCGCGCCATGGCGGTCTACAAGCTGCCCTTGAACGAAGTGGTGTTCGACTTCTACGACCGCCTGAAGTCCATCAGCCGCGGTTACGCCAGCTTCGATTACGAAGTGGATTCCTACGCCGAATCCGATCTGGTCAAGGTGTCCATCCTGGTCAACGCCGAGCCGGTGGACGCGCTGTCCTTCGTGGTGCACCGCGCCAACGCCGAAAGCCGGGGCCGCGGCATCTGCCAGCGCCTGAAGGAGCTGATTCCGCGCCAGATGTTCCAGATCGCCATCCAGGCCGCCATCGGCGGGCGCATCGTGGCGCGCGAGAGCATCAGCGCGTTGCGCAAGGACGTCACCGCCAAGTGCTACGGCGGCGACGCCACCCGCAAGCGCAAGCTGCTGGAGAAGCAGAAGGAAGGCAAGAAGCGCATGCGCCAGTTCGGCAAGGTGGAGATTCCGCAATCCGCCTTCCTGGCCGCGCTCAAGATGGGCGATTCTTAG
- a CDS encoding bactofilin family protein → MLPKLGKALGAVSAATHSARHGNNGLPLSVIGADVRIVGNIFTQGEMQIDGQVEGDIACHRLLVGEGARITGEVTAETVQVHGELNGKINASSVVIAKSAKVIGDVIQDSLEIEAGASMEGRLVRKAGSAIKALEAPAAKGNGASDPAEAPPPAKPDLNQEAAGTA, encoded by the coding sequence ATGCTCCCAAAGCTTGGTAAGGCCCTAGGCGCAGTATCCGCCGCCACCCATTCCGCCCGTCATGGCAATAACGGCCTGCCCCTGTCGGTGATCGGGGCCGACGTGCGCATCGTCGGCAACATCTTCACCCAGGGCGAGATGCAGATCGACGGCCAGGTGGAAGGCGACATCGCCTGCCATCGCCTGCTGGTGGGCGAGGGTGCGCGCATCACCGGCGAAGTCACCGCCGAGACCGTGCAGGTCCATGGCGAGCTGAACGGCAAGATCAACGCCTCGTCGGTGGTGATCGCCAAGTCCGCCAAGGTCATCGGCGACGTGATCCAGGACAGCCTGGAGATCGAGGCCGGCGCCTCCATGGAAGGCCGCCTGGTGCGCAAGGCCGGCTCCGCCATCAAGGCGCTGGAAGCCCCGGCCGCCAAGGGCAACGGCGCCTCCGATCCCGCCGAGGCTCCGCCGCCGGCCAAGCCCGACCTCAATCAGGAAGCCGCCGGCACGGCATGA